Below is a genomic region from Candidatus Zymogenus saltonus.
ATCAGAATTGCGTTGTCGCCTATACGCCCGATGTAGGGATACAGGTAGTGGACGTTGATATTGGCTTCTTTCAGGGGCTTAAGCACGGCGTTCAATCCCCCCGGGTGGTCCGGCGTCTCCACCGCCAAGACGTCCCTCTGCCTGACCTTGTAATCCATCCCCTCGAGGACCAAGATCGCCTTTTTGGGATCATCGACCACCATCCTTATTGTTGTAAGGTCGGATGTGTCCGCGACGGTTATCGCCCTGATATTTATCCCCTCCCCACCCAAGACATCCGATATCTCCGAAAGCTTCCCCGGGATGTTCTCTAATACCACTGAAATCTGCTTAATCCGCATTGTACAAAACCCTTTCCGCTGTTTATTTAACCTCTACCAGTTCTACTCTATAGATTCGTATCCCAACATAAGCGCCTTTGAATTCATCTCTATGACCTTATTTTTCCCCTCAAATATCTCACCCAGTCCGTCAAGGGCCGCATCAACGGAAACCAGATTCCCCTTCTTTATAAAGGCCCCCAGCATCACCATATTTGCGGTCCTCATATCACCGATCCCCTCCGCCAGATTTCCCGCATCAACCAGGACGTATTCGATGTCCCCCCTGCTCGGGACTTCGTCTATCATCGTGGAGTTGAGAAACAGAATCCCCCCAGTTTGGACCTTGTTCTGAAAGTTGTGGAGGGAGGGCTTGTTCATAACGACGATAAACTCCGGGGAAGACGCGATGGGGGACGCTATCTCCTCATCGGAAACCGCCACCGTGCAGTTTGCGGTACCCCCCCTGACCTCCGCCCCGTAGGACGGGAGATAAGTCACCACCTTGTCCTCCATCATCGCGGCCACCGCAAAGGCGTATCCCATCATAAGGACTCCCTGGCCGCCGAACCCGGCAAATATGGTCTTAATCTGCATTTACGGCCTCTTTGACTCCTTCCTTTTCCGTAATATCCTTTATAACCCCAAGGGGATACTCCTTTGACATCACCTCGTCGATCCATTTGCACGCATCCAGGGGTTTCATCTTCCAGTTTGTCGGGCAGGGGGAGAGAACCTCCACGAGTGAGAAGCCGATATCATCCATCTGTATCTGAAAGGCCTTTCTGATCGCCTTTTTGG
It encodes:
- a CDS encoding ACT domain-containing protein, producing the protein MRIKQISVVLENIPGKLSEISDVLGGEGINIRAITVADTSDLTTIRMVVDDPKKAILVLEGMDYKVRQRDVLAVETPDHPGGLNAVLKPLKEANINVHYLYPYIGRIGDNAILIVGVDKLDEAIDVMKRNWVHLISENKLSSL
- a CDS encoding 2-oxoacid:acceptor oxidoreductase family protein, whose protein sequence is MQIKTIFAGFGGQGVLMMGYAFAVAAMMEDKVVTYLPSYGAEVRGGTANCTVAVSDEEIASPIASSPEFIVVMNKPSLHNFQNKVQTGGILFLNSTMIDEVPSRGDIEYVLVDAGNLAEGIGDMRTANMVMLGAFIKKGNLVSVDAALDGLGEIFEGKNKVIEMNSKALMLGYESIE